The Bacillota bacterium genome includes a region encoding these proteins:
- a CDS encoding DDE-type integrase/transposase/recombinase, which translates to MSKQGRIAKGAKKPYRYYPNKTQYEERENILNRVFSASKKNQIWVGDITYIPTRHGFLYLAVFIDIFSCKVTGWSMDTRIKDSLVMSAFYQAIGREHPDRNLKRELVQDANYNNAEQARMDILKYIQTYYNTKRIYSALGSLSPIQFEIQDS; encoded by the coding sequence ATGAGTAAACAAGGCCGAATCGCTAAAGGTGCAAAGAAACCGTATCGCTACTATCCAAACAAAACACAGTATGAAGAACGTGAAAATATACTTAACCGAGTTTTTTCAGCATCGAAAAAGAATCAAATTTGGGTTGGAGATATTACTTATATTCCTACACGGCATGGATTTCTCTATCTTGCAGTTTTTATCGATATTTTTTCTTGCAAGGTCACCGGCTGGTCAATGGATACCCGAATCAAAGACAGTCTGGTTATGTCTGCCTTTTATCAGGCTATCGGCCGTGAGCATCCAGATCGCAACTTAAAAAGAGAGCTTGTTCAGGATGCCAACTATAACAATGCTGAACAAGCCCGTATGGATATCCTTAAATATATTCAAACCTACTACAATACCAAACGAATTTATTCTGCGTTGGGCTCGCTAAGCCCGATACAGTTTGAAATACAAGATTCTTAA
- a CDS encoding helix-turn-helix domain-containing protein → MPKGEPNKRYTTEFKQMVVETMQREKLSYKEVERQYDLPHNRAAAWERIYLTEGAEDLKIERRGCGSKGHPRKIPKEKEEDLLAEVQPLRAGVEYLKKLNALVLEEERRDKRRK, encoded by the coding sequence ATGCCAAAAGGAGAACCAAACAAAAGATACACAACAGAGTTTAAGCAAATGGTAGTTGAAACGATGCAGCGGGAAAAGTTGAGTTACAAGGAAGTAGAACGCCAATATGATCTTCCTCATAACCGAGCAGCCGCATGGGAGCGTATCTATCTGACAGAAGGAGCAGAGGACTTAAAAATTGAGCGACGGGGATGCGGTAGCAAAGGGCACCCAAGAAAAATTCCGAAAGAAAAAGAAGAGGACCTGCTTGCAGAAGTGCAGCCACTGCGTGCGGGGGTTGAATACCTAAAAAAATTGAATGCCTTGGTTTTAGAAGAGGAACGCCGGGACAAAAGGCGCAAGTGA